Within the Erigeron canadensis isolate Cc75 chromosome 6, C_canadensis_v1, whole genome shotgun sequence genome, the region TTCAATCAAGTATTatagaacaaaaaataaaatattcatgtttaaagttaataaaacaaaaagaatttgaaaattcaatatataacgacggaaagaatatataaaacaaCATGAATATGGACTAGTCCCCAGTTCCCCGCTACAAATGAGAAAAGGTTTTTGGTGATAACAAAAGTCGGCCAAAAAGATCGAAAGCTCAGCAGAAATTCACTTCTCTGTAGTAGAGGGGaatgaaaattataataaaataaaaatctttttgcGGCGATGGGTGACACGCCAAAAAATAGTAGTCAAACAAGTTAGACACTTGTTGTCTTGCATGATTCACTCGTGTTGTTCCGGGTGTTAAACCAGAGCAAATGAACCCATTAAGCCATGAAGCTAAAAGTGAAACCAGCATGCTAAGTGCAAAGTGTGCCACTAAAACGTTACATTACGCCTCATCGCCCACAACCCCGGGACCCGGGCCCTGCCAATTTGGGGTGTATATAAGAAATTATTATTCTTCCAACATTGTTCCTTATAAATACACTTAATTTTTATTCCACCTGTAATGTGGGACAAACCCACGttattaaacactaaacaaaacacatttttaGGCGTCCAATTTTAGATATCTATTCAGTATTCACATTGATcaatttatgtttgtatatttCAAACACATTAAATATTAACATAAATTTCCAACAGAACGAAGTATATGAATACAACTAAGTTCATTGACGAATTATGAATACAACTACACTACTATTTTGAAAAAACAGATGGGGAAGGCGGGCCGGGCCGGGCCCCTATCAAGCTTCGGCCCTTTGCaagatataaacaaaattagcCAGATTAGAAAGAGTAATCCTAAGCTAAAAACTGCATTCCAAACACAATAAATTCGTTATTTATTTCTGAGACTGCgatttcataaaatatataagtacGTGGATAtccaaacatatatacatgataatTTAATATGTTGATAGTTGTATTATCTTCTGTTCTGGCAtgtacaagtatatatataaatacagaaTAGATACactgaaaaagaaagaaaaacttcGCGTCCTGTACAATAAGACCGAACAAAAGATGACCGGCGCGCAGAATGACTAATTACAACACTTATTTGTGGAGTATGTAGGAGAATCCCATGGCATATTAAGATTCCAGTCGTCATCCGGTTCAGTTGATGGCAGACTAAAGGGGAACACATTGGTTTTCATTGTAGTAACATGTTCTTCATTGTCTCCAATATCTATACTTCCTTGCAAATCTTGCGGCGAGTTCATGGAGAAATGATCACTAAGTAACATTTGTTGTGGTTCTCCAAATGCCATACTTTCAGAAGTACTATTGACGTTTGCATTTCTAAGTAAATCCGGGTCAAGATTGAACAAAATGGGACTAACATCAGATATTGTGGTCTTTGTTGTTGGTCCTGATATGTCCACAGTTGAAAACATGAAACCCGTGTGTGGGAGTGAGAAAGGAGAGAGTTTTGAAGCTGTTTGATTCATAGATGTGTATGTCAATGGGATGTCAAGAGCTGAAAAACTGTCGAGTCGTGGGTCATTGTTGCATATATGATTAGACTCGGTTAATGAAGACGCCCACGAGTGTGATAATGCTCTTTGTGCCATTGAACTTGTCTTCTTAAAAATTCTGCATATTGCCCAAGCATcctacaaacaaacaaaaaaaaaaaaaaacaagaatttcaacACTTATTATTTTGTT harbors:
- the LOC122604739 gene encoding putative NAC domain-containing protein 94, whose product is MTQHKIDQMDEVMLPGFRFHPTDEELVGFYLKKKIQQRILPIELIKQVDIYKYDPWDLPNLAPTGEKEWYFYCPRDRKYRNSARPNRVTGAGFWKATGTDRPIYSSDGSNCIGLKKSLVFYRGRAAKGIKTDWMMHEFRLPSLSQSQSSPPKKTSDKSLPPNDAWAICRIFKKTSSMAQRALSHSWASSLTESNHICNNDPRLDSFSALDIPLTYTSMNQTASKLSPFSLPHTGFMFSTVDISGPTTKTTISDVSPILFNLDPDLLRNANVNSTSESMAFGEPQQMLLSDHFSMNSPQDLQGSIDIGDNEEHVTTMKTNVFPFSLPSTEPDDDWNLNMPWDSPTYSTNKCCN